A window of the Verrucomicrobiia bacterium genome harbors these coding sequences:
- a CDS encoding sulfatase-like hydrolase/transferase: MRFPKLWLHLLCGVMVLASETFAATTKPNIVFILSDDHSYPFLGCYGTDMKTPNIDRFASEGIKFRRMFTTAPQCVPSRASIMTGRSPVAARITRFSSPLHREEITFPEILKQQAGYFVGVLGRSYHLDGSGQAPEASARVFDEKKMRTFKERFDYVDATGQENVPKRMAEFFDQRPKDKPYFLWVNFSDPHHPWNTGKNPPDPAKLKVPGSLPDLPGVRDDLSRYMGEIEHMDGDFQGVLDILKAKAGLENTLIIFMGDNGMAFPSGKGSLHDPGLNVPLLAWWPGVIKPGGDSKTLISGEDIAPTCLEAAGLKVPDRISGVSFLPLLQGKQFKGREHIFAERGPHGSSTFTENTTASSVDYSRAARSDRYKLIYNVTPNIRYTPVDSQGDPGWKAMLQANEQNQLASEFVKLYFTSPRPVYELYDLEKDPSELNNLAGQKDLAEVEMGLKEAMQRKMIVDFDYLPLPIPPGPKGKAGGAAAAEKKGKQAADPAREKQFTQKDKDGDGKLSWEEFSAGRGADAEGWFKARDVNGDKFLSKEEFVTNNVANPPTKAK; the protein is encoded by the coding sequence ATGCGCTTTCCCAAACTGTGGTTGCACCTCCTTTGCGGTGTCATGGTCCTTGCGTCTGAAACCTTTGCCGCCACCACCAAGCCCAACATCGTCTTCATCCTATCAGACGATCACAGCTATCCTTTCCTTGGCTGTTACGGCACGGACATGAAGACGCCGAACATCGATCGCTTCGCCAGTGAAGGCATCAAGTTCCGCCGCATGTTCACCACCGCTCCGCAATGCGTACCTTCCCGCGCCAGCATCATGACCGGCCGTTCACCCGTCGCCGCGCGCATCACGCGCTTCAGCTCCCCATTGCACCGCGAAGAGATCACCTTCCCTGAGATATTGAAGCAACAGGCCGGTTACTTCGTTGGTGTGCTCGGTCGCTCTTATCATCTCGATGGTTCAGGCCAGGCACCCGAAGCCAGCGCCCGCGTTTTCGATGAAAAGAAGATGCGTACATTCAAGGAACGCTTCGATTATGTGGATGCTACTGGCCAGGAGAATGTTCCCAAGCGCATGGCCGAGTTCTTCGATCAACGCCCGAAAGACAAACCTTACTTCCTTTGGGTGAACTTCAGCGACCCGCATCATCCCTGGAACACAGGAAAGAATCCGCCTGATCCGGCCAAGCTCAAAGTGCCCGGTTCCCTGCCCGATCTGCCGGGCGTGCGCGATGACCTCTCACGCTATATGGGCGAGATCGAACACATGGATGGCGATTTCCAAGGCGTGCTGGACATCCTCAAGGCCAAGGCTGGCTTGGAGAACACGCTCATCATCTTCATGGGCGATAACGGCATGGCGTTCCCCAGTGGCAAAGGCTCTTTGCACGATCCCGGCCTGAACGTTCCATTGCTCGCGTGGTGGCCCGGCGTCATCAAGCCCGGTGGCGATTCCAAAACGCTCATCTCCGGTGAAGACATCGCACCAACCTGCCTTGAAGCGGCGGGATTAAAAGTCCCCGACCGCATCAGCGGTGTGAGCTTCCTCCCGCTTTTACAGGGGAAACAATTCAAGGGCCGCGAACACATCTTCGCCGAGCGCGGACCTCATGGCAGCTCGACCTTCACAGAAAACACGACCGCCAGTTCCGTCGATTACAGCCGCGCCGCTCGCAGTGATCGTTACAAGCTCATCTATAACGTGACACCGAACATCCGCTACACACCCGTGGACAGCCAAGGCGATCCCGGCTGGAAAGCGATGCTGCAAGCGAATGAACAAAACCAACTCGCGAGCGAATTCGTGAAGCTCTACTTCACCAGCCCGCGCCCTGTGTATGAACTGTATGACCTCGAGAAAGACCCATCGGAACTGAACAACCTCGCCGGACAAAAAGACTTGGCCGAAGTGGAGATGGGCCTGAAAGAAGCCATGCAGCGCAAGATGATCGTGGACTTCGATTACTTGCCACTCCCCATCCCGCCAGGACCGAAAGGCAAAGCCGGTGGTGCTGCTGCTGCCGAAAAGAAAGGCAAGCAAGCCGCCGATCCCGCCCGTGAAAAACAATTCACGCAGAAGGACAAGGACGGCGACGGCAAGCTGAGTTGGGAAGAATTCAGTGCCGGACGCGGTGCCGATGCCGAAGGCTGGTTCAAAGCCCGCGATGTGAACGGCGACAAATTCCTGAGCAAAGAAGAATTCGTCACCAACAACGTGGCGAATCCCCCGACCAAAGCGAAATAG
- a CDS encoding sulfatase, which yields MRMQLMKFLLVGLLCCCGVAQAAEARRTNVLFLIADDLNTYLGCYGDPLAKTPNLDKLAARGVKFEKAYCTFPLCGPSRNSFLTGLYPNSSGIVANSQVFRQTVPRQVSLPQAFRQQGYFAARVGKLYHYNVPNSIGTDGHDDPGSWEMEINPAGVDRLEEMPKIFTLVSNQFGGVLSWYGSPKSEEQHTDGKIAMEAEWLLERCAKQRDRPFFLAVGFFRPHTPYVAPKTPYFDLYPENKMPVVTGVAEDQADVPPAALNSRRKEQDAMSDEQRRQALQAYYASISFMDAQVGKVINALDRLGLAENTVIVFTSDHGYLMGQHGLWQKLSLFEQSVRVPLLMVASGVSKKGSVVKTPVSQLDLYPTLTELAGVKAPANIQGQSLVPLLKDVNAKGRGWALTQVMRGNVARPGINAPTEGPNRGFFGYSLRTARWRYTEWDEGNKGRELYDHEKDPQELTNLATVSEHATTVAELSKQLREAVKASLPADGKMPEFLGSAPMWAPNLTNP from the coding sequence ATGAGAATGCAGTTAATGAAGTTTTTGTTGGTGGGTTTGCTTTGTTGCTGTGGGGTTGCTCAGGCGGCGGAGGCGAGGCGGACGAATGTTTTGTTTCTTATCGCGGATGATCTGAATACGTATTTGGGGTGCTATGGCGATCCGTTGGCGAAGACGCCGAACTTGGACAAGCTGGCGGCGCGAGGGGTGAAGTTTGAGAAGGCGTATTGCACGTTTCCTTTGTGCGGGCCGAGTAGGAATTCTTTTCTCACAGGGCTGTATCCGAACAGCAGCGGCATCGTGGCGAATTCACAGGTTTTCCGACAAACGGTGCCGAGGCAAGTGAGCTTGCCGCAGGCGTTCCGGCAGCAGGGTTACTTCGCGGCGCGCGTGGGCAAGCTGTATCATTATAATGTGCCGAACTCGATCGGCACGGATGGACATGATGATCCGGGCTCGTGGGAGATGGAGATCAATCCGGCGGGTGTGGATCGCTTGGAGGAGATGCCGAAGATTTTTACGCTGGTATCGAATCAGTTCGGTGGCGTGCTGAGTTGGTATGGGTCGCCGAAGAGTGAGGAGCAGCATACGGATGGTAAGATCGCTATGGAGGCGGAGTGGTTGTTGGAACGATGCGCGAAGCAGAGGGATCGCCCATTCTTTCTCGCGGTGGGATTCTTCCGTCCACACACGCCGTATGTCGCGCCGAAGACGCCTTACTTCGATCTGTATCCGGAGAACAAGATGCCGGTGGTGACGGGCGTGGCGGAAGATCAGGCGGATGTGCCGCCTGCAGCGCTGAACAGTCGCAGGAAGGAACAGGATGCGATGTCTGATGAGCAGCGGCGGCAGGCATTGCAGGCGTATTACGCGAGCATCAGTTTCATGGATGCGCAGGTGGGGAAAGTGATCAACGCGCTGGACCGGTTGGGCTTGGCGGAGAACACGGTGATCGTGTTCACGAGCGATCACGGTTACCTGATGGGGCAGCATGGATTGTGGCAGAAGCTGAGTCTCTTCGAGCAAAGTGTGCGGGTGCCGTTGCTGATGGTGGCGTCGGGTGTCTCCAAGAAGGGTAGCGTGGTGAAAACGCCGGTGAGCCAGCTTGATCTGTATCCTACACTCACGGAATTGGCGGGTGTGAAGGCGCCTGCAAACATTCAGGGGCAGAGTCTGGTGCCGTTGCTAAAAGATGTGAATGCGAAGGGACGCGGCTGGGCGCTTACGCAGGTGATGCGCGGGAATGTGGCGCGACCGGGGATCAATGCGCCGACGGAAGGTCCGAATCGCGGTTTCTTCGGCTACAGCCTGCGCACGGCGCGCTGGCGTTACACGGAATGGGATGAGGGCAACAAAGGTCGCGAGCTGTACGATCATGAAAAAGATCCGCAGGAATTGACGAATCTGGCGACAGTTTCCGAACACGCAACGACGGTGGCGGAGCTATCGAAGCAATTGCGCGAGGCGGTGAAGGCGTCGCTGCCAGCGGATGGAAAGATGCCGGAGTTTTTGGGGAGTGCACCGATGTGGGCGCCGAATCTGACGAATCCATGA
- a CDS encoding sulfatase produces MRRIKKSSLCAFVLACLWVMITPMQAAVTQPNVIIILADDLGWADLGCYGNTFNETPNIDKLAKQGMRFTQFYAGPVCSPTRANLMSGQDQARFGITQHIPGHKRPYAKLIDPVVPLQLPLAVETFAERLRGVGYQTGYMGKWHLGGAGFSPAEQGWSSVQETQGHTVTAKIDERAVGKRTTEFLTDKAVAFIGDHKAKPFLLQVSHHAVHIPLTTTPELLAKYQAKKAMAGYPSRPEYAGLLEELDRSVGRIMEAVDKAGIAGNTLILFLSDNGGLEHEQSGRIVTSNRPLRGEKGTLYEGGIRIPAIARWSGTVPAGTHCDTPAITMDVYPTLLELSKASAAEKQPQDGVSLAGVLKDPQAKLKREALHWHLPHYHHSTPASAVRKGDWKLIQFYETDKAELYNLKDDLGEKNDLAVKEAGRAKELKTALAEWRQKVKAQMPVPNPNHDPKRADELAKGKGKKGQE; encoded by the coding sequence ATGAGGAGGATAAAGAAATCCAGTCTGTGTGCGTTCGTGCTGGCCTGTCTGTGGGTGATGATAACTCCAATGCAGGCGGCGGTGACGCAGCCCAATGTCATCATCATTTTGGCGGATGATCTGGGCTGGGCGGACCTGGGCTGCTACGGGAATACGTTCAATGAGACGCCGAACATCGACAAGTTGGCGAAGCAGGGGATGCGCTTCACGCAGTTCTACGCAGGGCCAGTGTGCTCACCGACGCGGGCGAACCTGATGTCGGGTCAGGATCAGGCGCGATTCGGCATCACGCAACATATCCCGGGACATAAGCGGCCGTATGCGAAGCTGATCGATCCGGTGGTGCCGTTGCAACTGCCGCTGGCGGTGGAGACGTTTGCGGAGCGCTTGCGCGGTGTGGGGTATCAGACCGGTTACATGGGTAAGTGGCATCTGGGCGGCGCGGGGTTCAGTCCGGCAGAGCAGGGCTGGAGCAGCGTGCAGGAAACTCAAGGGCATACCGTCACCGCGAAGATCGATGAGAGGGCGGTCGGCAAGCGGACGACCGAGTTTCTGACGGACAAGGCGGTGGCATTCATCGGCGATCACAAAGCGAAACCGTTCCTGCTGCAAGTCTCGCATCATGCAGTACATATCCCACTGACCACGACGCCGGAGTTGCTGGCGAAGTATCAGGCGAAGAAAGCGATGGCGGGCTATCCCAGCCGGCCAGAGTATGCCGGGTTGTTGGAGGAACTGGACCGGAGCGTGGGGCGCATCATGGAAGCGGTGGATAAAGCGGGCATCGCCGGGAACACGTTGATCCTGTTTCTCTCGGACAATGGCGGGCTGGAGCATGAGCAGAGCGGGCGCATCGTGACCTCCAATAGACCGCTGCGCGGGGAGAAGGGCACGCTGTATGAGGGCGGCATCCGCATCCCGGCCATCGCACGCTGGTCGGGCACGGTGCCAGCAGGAACGCACTGTGATACGCCTGCCATCACGATGGATGTGTATCCGACGTTGTTGGAGTTGTCCAAGGCATCAGCGGCCGAGAAGCAACCGCAAGATGGGGTGAGTCTGGCGGGAGTTCTGAAAGATCCGCAGGCGAAGCTAAAGCGTGAGGCGCTTCATTGGCATCTACCGCATTATCATCACAGCACACCGGCGAGCGCGGTCCGCAAAGGTGATTGGAAGCTCATCCAATTCTACGAGACGGACAAAGCAGAGCTTTACAATCTGAAGGATGATTTGGGGGAGAAGAACGACTTGGCGGTGAAAGAAGCGGGGCGGGCGAAAGAATTGAAGACGGCGTTGGCGGAGTGGCGTCAAAAGGTGAAGGCCCAGATGCCGGTGCCCAATCCCAACCATGACCCGAAGCGGGCGGATGAACTGGCGAAGGGCAAGGGGAAAAAGGGACAGGAGTAG
- a CDS encoding alkaline phosphatase family protein, whose product MMTLRLLAGTVALAITFAASAAEKTSAASSARWPGLQADGSVLLPNMWSLRPAGKQVDLGDFPVNIAMHPAGRYAAILHSGHGAHEVVVVEIASAKIVHRAKVEESFYGLEFTRTGDRLYASGAGNEVVHSFSFEAATGKLGEASAVRLKDVKERGIPAGMALSGDAQNLYVANVLGQSIARVDLSGTNKVVDIGFEGYAAARSKVFSASGAAVSDDTAAIRKRAEAASDPTSPEAPFPYACRLDERKGRLYVSLWAHAQVAVIDLNSNSIIANWPTEDHPNEMLLTKNGKLLYVANANRNTVTVFDTEKGKPIETIWAALHPASPPGATPNSLALTPDEKTLFVANANINTLAVIDVSVRGKSRSLGFIPTGWYPTSVRVTPDGKKLLIANGKGIISKANPNGPQPGKKAPAGTVTEYIGGLFKGTLSIIDLPKRSAFATQLETYTAQAYQCSPLQKDNTPPVARPGDNPIPAKVGEASPIKYCIYIVKENRTYDQVFGDMPEGKGDPKLCLFPEKITPNHHQLARDFVLLDNFYVESEVSADGHEWSMGAYATDFVEKFWPLSYGHNKTKKYSYPSEGNFPIATPAGGYLWDRAKEAGVTFRSYGEFVQNGKTPKDPAKAKVKTLEGNFDPFYQSFDMDYPDVKRAERFISELRRFEKEGEMPRLQIVRLPNDHTSGTSPGKHTPAAAVADNDLALGQVIEALSHSKFWPQTAIFVVEDDAQNGPDHIDAHRTVALVVSPYTKRKHVDSTMYSTSSMLRTMELILGMRPMSQFDAAATPMFHSFQAKPDLRPYTAKAANVDLNERNTKLAWGAEESRKMDFTKEDAADDLLLNEIIWRAIRGANSPMPAPVRAAFVFTRPGGDDDDD is encoded by the coding sequence ATGATGACCTTACGATTGCTGGCGGGGACCGTCGCACTAGCCATCACTTTTGCCGCTTCGGCTGCGGAGAAAACATCGGCCGCTTCTTCCGCGCGCTGGCCCGGTTTGCAGGCGGATGGTTCCGTGCTGCTGCCTAACATGTGGTCGCTCCGGCCGGCGGGTAAGCAAGTGGACCTCGGAGATTTTCCGGTGAATATCGCCATGCATCCAGCCGGTCGTTATGCGGCCATCCTTCATTCCGGGCATGGTGCGCATGAGGTCGTGGTGGTGGAGATCGCGAGTGCCAAGATAGTTCATCGCGCGAAGGTGGAAGAATCTTTTTACGGACTGGAGTTCACCCGCACCGGTGACCGTCTCTATGCCAGTGGCGCGGGTAATGAAGTGGTGCACAGTTTCAGTTTTGAAGCGGCGACGGGCAAGCTGGGTGAAGCCAGCGCTGTCCGCCTGAAGGATGTGAAGGAACGTGGCATCCCCGCGGGCATGGCCTTGTCGGGTGATGCGCAGAATCTCTATGTCGCCAATGTGTTGGGGCAAAGCATCGCGCGAGTGGATCTGAGCGGAACGAATAAAGTCGTGGATATCGGTTTTGAAGGATATGCAGCGGCACGCAGTAAAGTATTCTCTGCATCAGGAGCCGCTGTGAGTGACGATACCGCCGCCATTCGCAAGCGCGCCGAGGCGGCTTCTGACCCGACCAGTCCGGAAGCGCCGTTTCCTTACGCGTGTCGTCTGGATGAACGCAAAGGGCGTCTTTACGTCAGCCTTTGGGCGCATGCACAGGTCGCGGTGATCGATCTTAATTCCAACAGCATCATCGCGAACTGGCCCACGGAGGATCATCCGAACGAGATGTTGCTGACGAAGAACGGCAAACTTCTGTATGTGGCGAATGCGAACCGGAACACTGTGACGGTGTTCGACACGGAGAAGGGCAAGCCGATCGAGACCATCTGGGCGGCATTACATCCGGCCTCGCCTCCGGGAGCCACGCCGAACAGCCTGGCGCTGACACCGGATGAGAAAACGTTGTTCGTCGCCAATGCGAATATCAACACACTTGCAGTGATCGATGTCAGTGTGCGTGGCAAGAGCCGTTCGCTGGGATTCATCCCGACGGGCTGGTATCCCACATCGGTGCGCGTGACGCCGGATGGGAAGAAACTGCTCATCGCGAATGGCAAAGGCATCATCTCCAAGGCCAACCCGAATGGACCGCAACCGGGCAAGAAAGCGCCTGCGGGAACGGTGACGGAATACATCGGCGGTCTTTTCAAAGGGACGTTGAGCATAATTGATCTGCCCAAGCGTTCGGCCTTTGCAACGCAACTGGAGACTTATACAGCGCAGGCGTATCAATGCTCGCCGTTGCAAAAGGACAATACTCCACCTGTAGCGAGGCCGGGCGACAATCCCATTCCCGCCAAGGTGGGTGAGGCGAGCCCGATCAAGTATTGCATCTACATCGTGAAGGAGAATCGCACTTATGACCAAGTATTCGGTGACATGCCGGAAGGCAAAGGCGATCCGAAGCTGTGCCTGTTCCCAGAAAAGATCACGCCGAATCATCACCAGCTCGCCCGTGATTTCGTGCTGCTGGATAATTTCTATGTTGAAAGCGAGGTAAGCGCAGATGGACACGAATGGAGCATGGGCGCGTATGCCACGGACTTCGTGGAGAAATTCTGGCCGCTGAGCTACGGGCATAACAAGACGAAGAAATATTCCTATCCGAGCGAGGGTAATTTCCCGATCGCGACACCGGCAGGTGGTTATCTCTGGGACCGGGCCAAAGAAGCGGGCGTCACATTCCGGAGTTATGGAGAGTTCGTGCAGAACGGCAAGACACCGAAAGACCCGGCGAAGGCCAAGGTCAAAACGTTGGAAGGCAACTTCGATCCTTTCTACCAGAGCTTTGACATGGATTATCCGGATGTGAAACGGGCGGAACGTTTCATCAGTGAGTTGCGGCGGTTCGAGAAGGAAGGTGAGATGCCACGGCTCCAGATCGTGCGTCTGCCCAATGACCATACCTCCGGCACTTCACCGGGCAAGCATACGCCAGCGGCGGCGGTGGCGGATAACGATCTCGCGTTAGGTCAAGTGATCGAAGCGCTTAGCCACTCCAAGTTCTGGCCGCAAACGGCTATCTTCGTGGTGGAGGACGATGCGCAGAATGGTCCTGATCACATCGATGCCCATCGCACAGTGGCTCTGGTGGTGAGCCCTTACACGAAGCGCAAGCATGTCGATTCCACGATGTATTCCACCAGCTCGATGCTGCGGACCATGGAACTGATCTTGGGCATGCGACCGATGTCGCAATTCGATGCGGCAGCCACGCCGATGTTTCATTCGTTCCAGGCCAAGCCGGATTTGCGCCCGTATACGGCCAAGGCCGCCAATGTCGACCTGAACGAACGGAACACCAAGCTGGCTTGGGGTGCTGAGGAATCGCGCAAGATGGATTTCACGAAGGAAGATGCGGCGGATGATCTATTGCTGAACGAGATCATTTGGCGCGCCATCCGCGGGGCGAACAGTCCGATGCCAGCGCCGGTGCGAGCGGCATTTGTCTTCACGCGTCCGGGTGGGGATGACGATGATGATTAG
- a CDS encoding arylsulfatase codes for MKRIFKLGCLLVTAVMLLPIMANAAVAKPNVVVMLADDAGFGDYSGNGNQMVRTPNIDSLAKDGVRLDRYYVCPVCSPTRAEFLTGRYHPRGGVKGVSTGQERLDLTEKTVADAFKAAGYATGAFGKWHNGSQWPYHPMARGFDEYFGHTSGHWGEYFDPPLETNGKMGREKGYIADICTDKALSFIERNKSKPFLCYVPFTTPHSPWAAPEKDWKRFKDMPITQKATDPTKEGENETRCALAMIENQDMNVGRILAKLKDLGLSENTIVLYFSDNGPNSFRWNDGMKGRKASTDEGGVRSIFYMRWPAKLPKGHTVKEITGAIDLLPTLTSLAGIPRVGNLPLDGRNLSPLLMKQNTSWSDRMIFSTWAGKVSVRTQQYRLDDAGKLYDMIADPGQTTAINEKNPAKAAELAEAVKAWRADVFGKPQAAGAQAKGKAKGGNAVDQRPLTVGYKEFPITMLPARDGEPRGAVKRSSSAPNCSYFVNWTSKEDSMVWLLDVHTTGKYEVTVDYTCPVPDAGSLVELSFLESKLAGKVGPGWDPPLNTNQDTLPRPDGESQMKEFKTLKLGEVKLTKGVGPMTLKALEIPGKSVMDVRRVTLTLLD; via the coding sequence ATGAAACGGATATTCAAGTTGGGTTGTTTGCTGGTCACCGCAGTGATGCTGTTGCCGATAATGGCAAATGCTGCTGTGGCGAAACCGAATGTGGTGGTGATGCTCGCGGATGATGCGGGGTTTGGGGATTATAGCGGGAATGGGAATCAGATGGTGCGGACCCCGAACATCGATTCGCTGGCGAAGGATGGGGTGCGGTTGGATCGGTATTATGTCTGTCCTGTTTGTTCGCCGACGCGGGCGGAGTTTCTCACGGGGCGGTATCATCCGCGTGGCGGGGTGAAGGGGGTTTCAACAGGGCAGGAGCGGTTGGATCTCACAGAGAAGACGGTGGCGGATGCGTTCAAGGCGGCGGGTTATGCGACGGGTGCTTTCGGCAAATGGCACAATGGCAGCCAGTGGCCTTATCATCCGATGGCGCGCGGGTTTGATGAATACTTTGGTCACACGTCGGGACATTGGGGCGAGTATTTCGATCCGCCGCTGGAAACGAATGGGAAGATGGGGCGGGAGAAGGGTTACATCGCGGATATCTGCACGGACAAGGCGCTGAGTTTTATCGAACGGAACAAGAGCAAGCCGTTCCTGTGCTATGTGCCGTTCACCACGCCGCATTCGCCCTGGGCGGCACCGGAGAAGGATTGGAAACGTTTCAAGGACATGCCGATCACGCAAAAGGCGACGGACCCGACGAAGGAGGGGGAGAATGAGACGCGTTGTGCGCTGGCGATGATCGAGAACCAAGACATGAACGTGGGACGCATTCTGGCAAAGTTGAAAGATCTGGGGCTGAGCGAGAATACCATCGTGCTGTATTTCTCTGATAATGGGCCTAACAGTTTTCGCTGGAATGATGGGATGAAAGGGCGCAAGGCGAGCACGGATGAGGGCGGGGTGCGTTCGATATTTTATATGCGCTGGCCGGCGAAGTTGCCGAAAGGGCATACGGTGAAGGAGATCACGGGGGCGATTGATTTGTTGCCGACGTTGACGTCGCTCGCGGGGATTCCGCGTGTGGGCAATCTGCCATTAGATGGGCGTAACTTGAGTCCGTTGTTGATGAAGCAGAACACGAGTTGGTCGGATCGCATGATCTTTTCTACTTGGGCGGGGAAGGTGAGTGTGCGCACGCAGCAGTATCGGCTGGATGATGCGGGGAAACTTTATGACATGATCGCGGACCCGGGCCAGACGACGGCGATCAATGAGAAGAATCCGGCGAAAGCGGCGGAACTCGCGGAAGCGGTGAAGGCGTGGCGCGCTGATGTGTTCGGCAAACCGCAGGCAGCCGGAGCGCAAGCGAAAGGCAAGGCGAAGGGTGGTAATGCAGTGGATCAACGGCCTTTGACGGTGGGCTACAAAGAGTTTCCCATCACGATGCTGCCTGCACGGGATGGTGAGCCGCGTGGCGCGGTGAAGCGCAGCAGCAGCGCACCGAATTGCTCTTACTTCGTGAACTGGACGAGCAAGGAGGACAGCATGGTGTGGCTGCTGGATGTGCATACGACGGGCAAGTATGAGGTGACGGTGGATTACACGTGTCCGGTCCCGGATGCGGGATCGCTGGTGGAGCTGAGTTTCCTAGAGAGCAAGCTGGCGGGTAAAGTCGGGCCGGGATGGGATCCGCCGCTGAACACGAATCAGGATACTTTGCCGCGGCCAGACGGGGAATCGCAGATGAAGGAGTTTAAGACGTTGAAGCTCGGTGAGGTGAAGCTGACGAAGGGTGTGGGGCCGATGACGTTGAAAGCGTTGGAGATTCCGGGGAAGTCGGTGATGGATGTGAGAAGGGTGACGTTGACTCTCTTGGATTGA
- a CDS encoding sulfatase-like hydrolase/transferase codes for MGLSVRAAEVEKKRANIVFMFADDWGRVASACAKVDGAGSFNDVVKTPNVDRVAREGVLFRRAFVSAPSCTPCRSALLSGQHFWRTGRGAILRGAVWDEKIPAYPLLLKEAGYHIGETYKVWGPGTPNDAPYGAGKYAYEKAGGRFNNTSENVTQMVANGKNVEAAKQELYAEVAGNFDAFIAARQAGQPFCYWFGPTTTHRKWIKGSGKKLWGIEPDSLKGKLPPFIPDSPEMREDFADYLGEVQAFDAAVGVLLKKLEAMGELDNTLVVLSGDHGPPGFPHGKCNLYDFGSSVTLAIRGPGVKGGRVIDDLTTLPDLAPTFLEVGGVKAPATMTGRSLMPLLTSAKSGQIDSKRDAVFIGRERHVENARAEYLPYPQRAIRTGDYLYIVNFMPERYPLGDPYRLDGTNVPTAEEITEETRVTLPDEDAGPAKAWLVSVRNDPKWKPYYDRAYGKRPREELYDLKKDPQQMKNVAADSAYTGAKALLEARLMEELKRTGDPRMVDGGKYFETPPLAGPVNEGPAGGKKGKKKNDE; via the coding sequence ATGGGGTTGTCGGTTAGGGCGGCAGAAGTTGAAAAGAAACGGGCGAATATCGTGTTCATGTTCGCGGATGATTGGGGGCGGGTGGCGAGTGCGTGTGCGAAGGTGGATGGGGCGGGCTCTTTCAACGATGTGGTGAAGACGCCGAATGTGGATCGCGTTGCACGCGAGGGCGTATTATTCCGCAGAGCATTCGTATCCGCGCCGAGTTGCACGCCTTGCCGGAGTGCGTTGCTTTCAGGACAGCATTTCTGGCGGACGGGACGGGGAGCGATTCTGCGGGGGGCGGTGTGGGATGAGAAGATCCCGGCGTATCCGCTCTTGTTGAAGGAGGCGGGTTATCACATCGGGGAGACTTACAAGGTGTGGGGGCCGGGAACGCCGAATGATGCGCCTTACGGCGCGGGCAAGTATGCATATGAGAAGGCGGGCGGGAGATTCAACAATACGTCTGAGAATGTGACGCAGATGGTGGCGAACGGGAAGAATGTGGAGGCGGCGAAACAGGAATTATATGCGGAAGTGGCGGGTAATTTTGATGCGTTCATCGCGGCGCGGCAGGCGGGGCAGCCGTTCTGTTATTGGTTCGGGCCGACGACGACGCATCGCAAGTGGATCAAAGGTTCGGGGAAGAAGTTGTGGGGCATCGAGCCGGATTCGCTGAAGGGCAAGCTGCCGCCGTTCATCCCGGATTCACCGGAGATGCGGGAGGATTTCGCGGATTATCTGGGCGAGGTGCAGGCGTTTGATGCGGCGGTGGGTGTGTTGCTCAAGAAGCTTGAGGCGATGGGTGAGCTGGATAACACGCTGGTGGTCTTGAGCGGTGATCATGGGCCGCCGGGTTTTCCGCATGGGAAATGCAATCTGTATGATTTCGGCTCCAGTGTGACGCTGGCGATTCGCGGGCCAGGCGTTAAGGGTGGTCGGGTGATCGATGATCTTACGACGTTGCCTGACTTGGCGCCGACTTTCCTCGAAGTGGGTGGTGTGAAGGCGCCCGCGACGATGACGGGACGTAGTCTCATGCCGTTGCTGACGAGCGCGAAGTCGGGACAGATCGATTCGAAGCGGGATGCGGTGTTTATCGGGCGTGAGCGGCATGTGGAGAATGCGCGCGCGGAGTATCTGCCGTATCCGCAACGGGCCATTCGCACGGGAGATTATCTCTATATCGTGAACTTCATGCCGGAGCGGTATCCGCTGGGCGATCCGTATCGGCTGGATGGAACAAATGTGCCGACGGCGGAGGAGATCACGGAGGAGACGCGGGTGACGTTGCCAGATGAAGATGCGGGTCCGGCGAAGGCGTGGCTGGTGAGTGTGCGGAATGATCCGAAGTGGAAGCCGTATTATGATCGCGCGTATGGCAAGCGTCCGCGTGAGGAGTTGTATGATCTGAAGAAAGATCCGCAGCAGATGAAGAATGTGGCGGCGGATTCAGCCTATACGGGTGCGAAGGCATTGCTGGAGGCGCGTTTGATGGAGGAACTGAAGCGCACGGGTGATCCGCGTATGGTGGATGGCGGGAAGTATTTTGAGACGCCGCCATTGGCCGGGCCGGTGAATGAAGGGCCGGCGGGTGGGAAGAAGGGCAAAAAGAAAAATGACGAATGA